The following nucleotide sequence is from Zingiber officinale cultivar Zhangliang chromosome 10A, Zo_v1.1, whole genome shotgun sequence.
TTGTTTAAGGTTAAGAAGAAAAACAAAGCcttgaaacatgatattagcatgtttgaagaaaaattagaatccataactcttaaggataatgatatgcatgcttcttcttctactttaaatgtatcatgtttagaagaaaaaaataatgatttaagAGAAAAAGTAGAATACCTTACTAAAGCCCTTgagaaatttgaaattggctctaaaaccctaaatatgatcattagGAGCCAAAGGGCTAGTTTTAAGAAAAGGGATTAGGTTATGAGGAATTCAACAAGGATAAACCCTACCATTGTCTAATTTCTAGGGGCAAtcaagacaaagaccatagatagaaaatgaatttccaaggaatatttggttaacacAATTATAAAGAACTTCTATTGGGtgtcaaaatcaatcctcaagggttagaggatttagGGTTTAATCAACCataaattttataattcaaatgtttgaaaaatggttgacttaagACCTAAAGGGGGAAGATTCGATCATTTCATCTCACAatgattttcttttataactCTAGACAAGGATGTGAGATGCTAGAATGATACatttaattcacttatgcttatgacattttaATGAGTTATGAATTGCATCAAATTTTAGTGATCAttgaccaactatggggaaagaaaatatttaattaatgagTATCTTacctatagatcatagtttgacaTTTTaagtgttttgaaaataattctatttttaaaaaatagtgacttagtttttgaaaaacataagaattcaaaataagttttaaagttgATATAAACTTGAGtggttttcaaggtttttgtcaaactttaaaaatataataaattttcatgaaaatatatttttacttgGTAGAGGACattaaaagaaatatatttttaaaatttcatgattttccaaattttatagatttttctATATAATTTTGAAGTTGGCTTCAGAAGCTTAAATTTGAACTGACTGGTGATTATATTTTTCATCATTTTTCTtgtatttttagaaattaaacttggttcAAATTAAGTCAAAATTGATACCATATTGTTCATGGTTGTTTGAGTGCaatctttttgatggtgtcaaaggggtaGAAGTGGGAAGGCTTAGGTTAGAAACTTATTTCTCCATATTTgtacaaaacttgaaaattaaagtgttagagcatatgttaagggggagcttggttttatgcttcatattttaCATTACACTTATAATTTTCAAGTTGTTATTTAtgtctaacttaaatatattatcgtacatcaaaaagggagagattgtgggtgcaatcgacctaggtttgatcaggtacgatcatggttttgatgtgtgtcaaaaagtttaagttaggtttcatattggtttgatataTGTGCTTAAGTCATGCAGGACTTAGTAAACCACATATGAAAAGCTTGGTGAAaccaagcttgggaagctcatcatAGAGCTCGGGTCCTTGAGATAGGTTAAGGATGATGTGGAAGATATCCGAGGGACTTTCAGACGAGGAGTAATAGAGTTGAGCCGAAGGATGTAGACTTCAAGGCAACATGAAGGATGCATGGAGAGGAGTCGCGGGCTTGAGTAAATCTGAGGGATAAAGGTCGACAAAGAGGGTTTTAAAGGGAAACTCTAGAGAGGATGAGAGTTGGTGTGTAACCAagactagtcgactgatggaatTGGCAGTCAACTTGTCTAGTTGATTGAAAAATCGATTGGGAGTGAACAAAGGTATTCTATTCACTTAGCAAGAAGCTACCAGTCGGCTGGTATCTTTACTAGTCGATTGGTAAGTGGTTGTTGGTGATCATTGGCAAAATCTTTGATTCtacgaagtagccgttggctataTCCAACGGTAGTACCAGTCGACAAATGagtttgccagtcgactggtgtgcagGAAATGAGTTAATAAGTAATCAACTCTTTCCACTCTATTTATAGGGAATTGGGGCATTGAAGGAGGTTACTATTTTGATTATAGAGTCCTAGTCTTTACCTCTAAGCTTCCAAAGCCTTCACTCTTCTTCCTACACCTAATTCCCAATCTTATAAAGAAGAAGAGTTTCCATGTGGGAGGTTTTGCTCCACCTAGAAGGAGCTCATTTAGTTGGAGATTGCCAGGGACTAATTCACCGAAGGATTAAGgattcatccacctcaaggacaagctaTGGAGTAGGAACAGACAATCTCCAAACCATGTTACATTGAtcttgttagcgtttgtattcttatttAGTTTCATTAGTTCATTAAGCACTAACAAGTTTTAGGAGCAAGAATTCGAAGAATGTATATTCATCCTCCCTTTCTAGCTGGCCTTAGATCCTCAACAATAATATGGTCTTGAAAGAATTAAAGTAAGTTCTAGAGTaacattaaccacaagtgcatcacacataaATGAGAACAatatgttggtgtgggaagcatccgacgatcgaacctgtgttttgattatgtcaaagggttcaaaattaagttgccttgttatctaacatgtgtgaatgagtttgtaggaaagtcttaagtgtatctaggcaaaagtcctagctgcggttaggtaggcagaaaaccctagggggtggtaaccctaggtcctggtggtaaccctaggtgaagaaaagtcctagctgcggtaggtaaagggaaaaccctagcgatagtaaccctaggtcctagggggtggtagccctaggcgggaagtcttggcgggtcgaagcttcgggcaaaaatcctagggggcgaaaaccctaggttgaaattctggtgtcgcgaaccaggtgaagtCTGGacaggtcatggagcggacgtccagcatgaagaccgaaagcttcagacgctgagcaaaagtccagtcggtctggaggaccggactagcaACAGGTAtattctcctaagtggagtaggtaaggATGTGTTCCCCactaagggaacagtaggcgtcggttcgacataGGATTTTCGgacggaaattcgaagtcagaaccagactgTCCGGTGAGTGTCGaacatttatttttatgttattattatgctaactttgttttacaggatatgttgTTGTTCTATGGACTAACGTAGCTTCCAGGACGAAGAAAGAGCTCAAATCCCTGGATGAATAGTGTTCGGGGCacctccatggaacttggaggtgcctcggatgctTTGGAAGAAGGAGCGCGCGAAGTCaagctagaggcgccctcaaggagtgcTAAGGCGTCTCGGATgggcttgaaggcaccctccatggcattggaggcaccttcaagaggaTGAGCGGCGACTTCTTCAGCTCTTATCTTCGCTGCGGAATTGGCAGAGTTGAGTGCGCCCTCAAGGacgttgaaggcaccctcaatgggcTTTATAAGGAGGTCTCGAGCAACAGCATGATCAATCACTTTTTCTGAGCATCTTTCAACTATTTGCTGCTAACAAGATGATCCGACTGAGCCATAACAAGACCCCGACGACCCAAAGTTGCGAATTTCAAATTCCTATTGTCGATATAATTTCAGTTTAGTTAAATTGTAATATTATTCTTGTAATATTTGTGCGATTAttgttgttgcccaaagtaaacactcaacgagcgtgagccttggagtaggagtcgccacaagcttcgaaccaagtaaatcattggtgtttgcatttgttcttgtttactttatttccgctgtgttattCGTTGATTTttcgaaacgaaaagtgaaagccatggacaggaaaataaaaagaaaaaaaatcaggtGGGTATTAACATGGAATGCAAAATAGGTAAgcaaaaacaagcatgtaacaggtatccggtagtgacaaacTGATGTAGATAAGAAACATacttattactacttgttaaaaattactatgcatatcaaatgacatatctaaaaagataagtcaaagtacccacctccaatagaaaggtccaattcggtccaaatccgacgtcgagatgctcgtctcgcgtcaaagtcctgtgtcaccaatatatatactttatttagctacaactcaaatgaatagctaaataaaaatccttatccaatggttaattagggttagttacctaatccccaatcaacccattagattaataatccaAACCTAAAATAAATCCAACAGTTGACTAGGGTTAtttgccttaaccctaatcatcccattagattaatctaaacaaataattctaagcACAATCAACTACTAAATGATCAAATTACACCATGATCCACCACAAAGATCCATTATCCACAACATGTAACTAAATCCCTACTCCTTACCTCGATTCACAGCCGAAAAGGTTGCTGGTTGGCGTGCTGCCGGCAAGGAAACACTACTGGAATCTACCTCTCTGCCATGATCAACTTGTTGTCCACCAACCGGATACCCTAGTACACAGAACCTCACCTCCTGGAATTCCTTCTGTTCGGTTCAAGGCAGAACCAAGAAATAGAGATCACTAATCCAAAACAACACGTAGAAATCATACCCTAGTAGCTTACTGATGGAAACAACGAGGGATGCTTACCGTGTGTGAAATGGAAGCTTGAGCACAAGACAGTAGATCCAAGCTGGCAATGAccaaaactagggcacagatAGGCAGTGGCTACTACAGTACCGAGCCGGAGCAAAGGAAGGCAGCATGGTGATCGACCGAAGTGACCAAATCAGTGACGCAGTGGCTCGGCGTCCGATGGCTGGTGACCGGCAGCCGACTGATTTGGCATcgcaagggagagggagaggaagatgaTCGGTGCTGTGAAGAAGGGAGGCGACACTACTGCCTCGGGCGCACGAGGGCATCACCGGTCGAAGGGAAGAGATCGGTTGAGGGAAGAGTCGTCGATCGCCGAGGGAAGAAGTCGCGAAGAaaactagggcacggtgaggtccGTCGGTGGCGCGGCAGCAACTCACTAAGAGGGAGCAATGCTGCGAGGTTGGaggagacgaagaagaagaagatgcaaacaCCCTCGCCCTACGATTTTGTATGCGAGGGGAGGAGAAATCGCCGCGTGTGGCGCCAGTTGGGAAAAGGAGCGGTTAGGGCAGAAGATCGAGAGAGGAGAAGGTGCGGGGGGGCGTCGGGGATGGCTCGGGCATGGGTTCGGCAAGggaaggaaaagaataaaagaaaaaggaaaggaaaataaaaggaaaaaaatcaaacatttcctcgcttaaatggggtagcctaaacaggctttcccgggacccaatttttatccccgtaaccgaagtcatacggtctccgaaaaattcctaaaaattttgaaaaattcccttatggtgattcacccattttcgatattttacagggCACTTAGTGATCAAATGTCCAACGGAAAGTTGGtaagagaaaagttcaagtaggtcaaaggttgaccaaacacttagttaaaaagTCCCAATAAGTCATGGTTAATCAAATATTGAGTAATGAAAAGTCTCAACATGTCACATATGACTGGATGTTGAGCAAAGGAAATCCTGGTAGGTTGAGGTCAGTTGGATACCAGTCAAGACATAAATTCAGCCTTGAAAAGACTGAATTTAAGGTTACCAATCAATTGGGATGATGTGACAATTGATTGGTAAactctaaattcgaaattcatgGTTTAGGGGTTGGATAATCGATTAGTATAATTGATTGGCCTAAGGCAATCGACTGACCTAAGTTTCTCATTCGAACAGAAGCTTGCTGAATCAATTTGTAAATTAATTTAGCATTGTCAATCGATTGGTAGTGATTTCTCTGCGAACAGAAGATTTTGGAATCGATTGAGTCAATTGATTGGAAGCTGACAACCTATTTTTATGATTCACCAATTAATTGGTCGAGTAAAAAGAATCGTTCTAcaggtttgaatggtcagatctGATGTGGCAAACAATTGTGGATAAGATCAATCGATTGGAATGCGTTTTTTACCTAGAAAGCAACCCTAGAAAAGGGGGTTTCATGGAGATTAGAAGGGATTCATTCTTGAGGATTTCGAGACAAAGTACTGCTGCATTTCCAACCACTAAAAGAAAAtctaaagcaagaaaagagcaaacaAAGTAAGATTCTTCattgtaaagtcattttcgatttcttttataatcatattttattttttttatcgttttcttataaaaataagtttgtacgaggcttctccgcctccgaaaAATTTTTGAGGGGGAGGACATTCATAATGGAAGTGATTGTTGGAATGgacccttgaattagtcacctagGTAGCCAATATCAAGTAAAATCTCGAAGTTGTGTATGTGGAGTTAAAGTTGATTCAAATTTCCACTGCACATTTAACAACGAGCACAAAGCAACTATAAGATGCGATCAAAGCTATTCACCGTCCCTAACTCACACAAATCCTAACAATCTAAGTCCTAAAAGATCATCTAAAAGTTTTGCCAAATTCCATAAATAAGTAATGTCTAGTCTTCCTTTGTGTCATTTTAATCCTACTTATTATGTAATCATACTGAAAGTAAtcaatttttatttagttattttgatATATTTGACAAAAGATTTTAAGTTAGATTGATGTTATGTTCATTGACGGATTTTGTTAAAGGTGTAAATGCAAAAGTCTTGTCAAAGGTGTAAATGCAAAAATTTAAATAGATCCAAGTCTACCAAGATCTTTTGGTAAAGTTGTaaaaaggtggaaccgccaccctaGTGGTCCCCTGGGCCTGGCCCCCCAAGattccagagggagtaaatcacggttaatgcaGGGCAAGAGAGGTGACTGGGGGTCGCAGGAATTTTTGGCACAGCAGACCAGGATTTTAACCCCGTGTGCAGCTGGCGACCTTTGACCCTAGAACCTTAGCTGCAAGAATCAGGCACCTCtccagctgatccagcccgtgtTTGGTAAAGCGAGATTCGGAGAGGAGACCTCTCCTGAGGAATATTTAGAGGAGAACTTTCTTAATGAGCAAGAGAAAATAAGCCTTTTCTTATGATGGTATGGTGATTAAAATATGAAGTATTATTAACTTGAAGTGCCTGGCATGTCTTTTTATATATCTTGATTATTTATACTAATGATTAGTAGTTATACTTCCTCTGTGTTAATTTAAGGATGGATTGACAGAGGCGCTGAGACGAACGACGTATCTTATTTTTTACCATATAGACAACAAAGTAAGTATTTGACTATGGAAGATTATTCTAAAGGcatgtttggttcggggttatctttgataaccttggttatccatccaaggttatccaccaaaaccttgtttggttttggTAATTGATGATTCCTAAGTTATGCTACATGCCTGACACATCAGCAAGTTGGGCATATAGCTCGGAATCAGAAAACCCCATAAAACTGGGGTTTTCTTTGATTCCCTGGTTAACCAAAATATTAAGACAATATTATCCTTCGTTATTTACCCTTtgagacaaaaataaccttatagaTTTACCAAATTTCAATCTACCCCTCCAATATAATCAAACCTCTCGAGCGATCTTCCGATCCGGCGATGGGATCACCATTCCTCCTCCAACCCTCTCGCTCGCTGACGGAAGAAGCTATGGCGGCTGCCGGCCAGTCCCAGGATGATCTGAAGCGCATCGCCGCCCTACGCGCCGTGGAGCTGGTGTGGTCCGGCATGGTCCTTGGCCTCGGCACCGGCTCCACCGCCGCCCACGCCCTCGACCGCATCGGCGACCTCCTGCGCGGCGGCGACCTCCGTGACATCGTCGGCATCCCCACTTCCGAATGGGCCGCCGGCATCCCCCTCACCGATCTTGCCGCGCACCCGGTGGTCGACCTATCCATCGACGGCGCGGACGAGGTTGACCCGGCGCTCAACCTTGTGAAGGGCCGCGGTGGCTCCCTCCTCCGGGAGAAGATGGTGGAGGGCGCCAGCCGCCGCTTCATCGTCATCGTCGACGACTCCAAGCTCGTTCCGCGCCTCGGTGGCAGCGGCCTCGCCATCCCCGTGGAGGTCATCCCCTTTGGCTGGGCCCTCACTCTCCGCCGACTACAGAACCTCTTCGACGGCACGCCCGGCTTCAACCTCAAGCTCCGTACGGCTTCAATCAACGCCAAAGCTAGCGCCTTTACCGAAAAAGAATCCGAAATTGAGCCATTTGTGACGAATAACAAGAACTACATCGTGGACCTGTTCTTCGAGGATGGAATCCACGGAGATCTATAGGCCATCAGCGATGACCTCCTGAGGATCACCGGCGTGGTCGAGCACGGAATGTTCCTCGGATTGGCGACGTCCGTGATCGTAGCCAGGAAGGATGGGGTGGTGTTGATGGACAAAGAGGCGAAGTCAAATGGTTTCTGAGAGGCATGTGATCGAGTTCAAAGCTAAATTATGTGTTGTTTCAAACATCATAAAGAAACCAGTTTTGACAGTATGGAAACATCAACTGTCTCCATTAAGCTTCGACTGCTAATTCAGTGATGGATAAACAATCAAGTTTCAGTAGATTTATTTTGGATTACAGCATTACAGATCTCTGTCTTGAACTGTCTTTTCTTTTCTTAGTTTTCTAAGTTGTGTATCAACTATCAAGTTTCAGAGATTGAAATGCAGTGGATAGCTATCAGGAAAATctcaaaaaataataatctcaTTTAATCCTAGTAATATATCTAATCTGTGAAACACTTTCCTGTCTTTTTTACAAGTCCTCTGGTGTTTTCTTTTTCAGTCTTCTTCTGAAGAAGCAGCGTGAATTGGTTCTGGTTCCCTGATTCAAGTTGATTTTGCTCGAGATTTTGACAAAGTCAACCCTCAATTCCCAGAGTCTACAATTTCATGAGCCCTTCTTTTTGAGAATAATGCTACGCTGTTCATCTGCAATGAAAAATCTATTCTCAtggaatcaaattaaattattgggAGTAATCTGaaatttaaaaaaaggaaaataaatattctTTCCAAAATCTCGTTGGtctaaaaaaaagtaaaaaattccGCACATCTATTAAGGGAGTACATTGAAAACTTAGTAAAGacttgtatttttaaaatatataataaattaacagGAGacctttaaataaaattttaaatttcaatatCAAACCTTACCTTTGAGTATAGGGgtataaataatttcaaaaaataaaaaaataaaaaatataaattttaaaaattttaaaaatgttaaaaaattttaaaaatgttaaaaattttaaaaaatttaaaaaaaaaattttaaaaataaaaaatttataaaaataaaaataaaataaataaataaataaatcaaaattaaaataaaaaaaataaaaaataaaaatataaataatataaaaatataaaaatattaaaaaaataaaaaaacacataaaaagtaaaaaaatatacaggaaaaagaaaagtaaaaaatattaataaataaataaataaataaataataataataatactatgtatagttagttttgtaattaagggtaatacggtaaaatattaaaccagggtattcattaaaaccttcaaacaaacaagtttttgttgcattacctaggttgaaccaaataacatttg
It contains:
- the LOC122027632 gene encoding probable ribose-5-phosphate isomerase 2, which gives rise to MVLGLGTGSTAAHALDRIGDLLRGGDLRDIVGIPTSEWAAGIPLTDLAAHPVVDLSIDGADEVDPALNLVKGRGGSLLREKMVEGASRRFIVIVDDSKLVPRLGGSGLAIPVEVIPFGWALTLRRLQNLFDGTPGFNLKLRTASINAKASAFTEKESEIEPFVTNNKNYIVDLFFEDGIHGDL